gacactgtccagtctgagagtttccagcaccagatgttgttatttcagacctgaatcgttctctctgtctctctgttcaCAGACACTGTCCAGTCTGAGAGTTTCCAGATCTCGATGTTGTTATTTCAGACCTGAATCGTTCTCTCTGTTCACAGACACTGTCCAATCTGAGAGTTTCCAGCGCCAGATGTTGTTATTTCAGACCTGAAttgttctctctgtttctctgttcaCACTGTCCAGTCAGTGACTTTCCAGATCCCGATGTTATTTCAGACCTGAAtcgttctctctgtttctctgttcaCAGACACTGTCCAGTCTGAGAGTTTCCAGCGCCCGATGTTGTTATTTCAGACCTGAATcattctctctgtttctctgttcaCAGACACTGCCCAGTCTGAGAGTTTCCAGATCCCGATGTTGTTATTTCAGACCTGAAtcgttctctctgtttctctgttcaCAGACACTGTCCAGTCTGAGAGTTTCCAGCACCGATGTTGTTATTTCAGACCTGAATTGttctctctgttcctctgttCACAGACACTGTCCAGTCTGAGAGTTTCCAGCGCCCGATGTTGTTATTTCAGACCTGAATCGTTCTCTCTGTTCACAGACACTGTCCAGTCTGAGAGTTTCCAGATCCCGATGTTGTTATTTCAGACCTGAAtcgttctctctgtttctctgttcaCAGACACTGTCCAGTCTGAGAGCTTCCAGCACCGATGTTGTTATTTCAGACCTGAATTGTTCCCTCTGTTCACAGACACTGTCCAGTCTGAGAGTTTCCAGATCCCGATGTTGTTATTTCAGACCTGAAtcgttctctctgtttctctgttcaCACTGTCCAGTCAGTGACTTTCCAGATCCCGATGTTGTTATTTCAGACCTGAAtcgttctctctgtttctctgttcgCAGACACTGTCCAGTCTGAGAGTTTCCAGCGCCTGATGTTGTTATTTCAGACCTGAATCGTTCTCTCTGTTCACAGACACTATCCAGTCTGAGAGTTTCCAGATCCCGATGTTGTTATTTCAGACCTGAAtcgttctctctgtttctctgttcaCAGACACTGTCCAGTCTGAGAGTTTCCAGATCCCGATGTTGTTATTTCAGACCTGAatcgttctctctgtctctctgttcaCAGACACTGTCCAGTCTGAGAGTTTCCAGCGCCCAATGTTGTTATTTCAGACCTGAAtcgttctctctgtttctctgttcaCAGACACTGTCCAGTCTGAGAGTATCCAGCAGCCGATGTTATTTCAGACCTGAATCGTTCTCTCTGTTCACAGACACTGTCCAGTCTGAGAGTTTCCAGCGCCCGATGTTGTTGTTTCAGACCTGAATCGTTCTCTCTGTTCACAGACACTGTCCAGTCTGAGAGTTTCCAGATCCTGATGTTGTTATTGCAGACCTCAGTCGTTCTCTCTGTTCACAGACACTGTCCAGTCTGAGAGTTTCCAGCGCCCAATGTTGTTATTTCAGACCTGAAtcgttctctctgtttctctgttcaCAGACACTGTCCAGTCTGAGAGTTTCCAGCGCCCGATGTTGTTATTTCAGACCTCATATGGTCATGGGCAGAACAAGGAGACAGCACCTGATATCAGGATGGAACCAAGAGTGTGCAGCATGACTGGAGATGTTTTTATCAGGGGAATTGGTGTATCTTGGGATGGTATGAAGGAGCACCTGGTCACCAGTTAATTCCAGTGACCCCTGGAGATGTTCACTGGGGTTCAGGTGATCCCTCAGTAAATCAGAGTTAGTTCAGCTGCTGCACCATCCCCCACCTGGGAAAATCGTTCACCAGCTTCCCTGTCAACCGGATAATCCGGCCTGGTGGATGGGCCCAGTGTGGTGAAAACCGGCTGATGATGGATCTGTTTGGTTGGTGTTGGGAATCTGACCCAGTGTGTCTGCTGTCCGGGACTGGTGAAGGTCACGGGGACAGACAGAAGGAAACCATTTCCTCTTGTGGTCCAGACCAGAAGAAGGGAGAGTGAGACCTTCTATTGGAGACGGGTTGTACAGGGGTGAAGTCAGGAAACTGCTTCACCCACTGAGCACTGGAGATCAGGATTGCTTTCACTGAAAAGCCCATCCTGTCACACCCAGTGCTGGTTTCAGCACAGCTGTACCTCAGCAATCCCTCCTGTATCTGTCACCTTGCAGGGTGATTATCAACTCCATGTCCCCTGTtttattgctgcatttatttgaAAAGCACCGATCGTAAATTAATATTTAGCCACTTTTCCCATAGCTGTTCTGAAACATGTTTTATTTCTCAGTATCAGACTGACCCTGGCTCTGCATTCATGGTTTATTCCCTGTTCGTTCCTTATTTAATCCCTGCTCTTGGGGAAATTGTCTGCCGGAGACCCTTCCCACTTGCAGTACAGCAGCCATGATTAATATCCCGTCCTAAGTGGAATTGCTGCGTGTTCAGTGGGCAATCCCTGTACTGCAGGAGTTCAGCAGCTCCTTCAAAGTGAAAGTAATTTGAACCAGGAAGTGTTGGTTGTGTAAAATAGCTTTCAGACAGCAGGTACAGAGTTTAACGGAGGAGGTCGTTTGTCCCGTCTGCCTTGATTTCTTCACCAATCCGGTAACACTAGATTGTGGACACAACTTCTGTCTCTCCTGTATCACACAGTGTTGGGAAAAGGAGGGGAGAAACTGCTGTCCGGAATGCAGAGAGGAGTTTGCTGACAGATCCCTCAGGGTCACTTGGGCCCTGGCAAGTCTGACTGAGAAGACTCAACAATTAAACCTGAATCAGAAAGAGACGGAGATGAGATCTCAGTGTGAGAAACATCAGGAGGAACTGAAGCTGTTTTGTGATACAGACAAGCAGCTGATCTGTCTGATTTGTAGAGACGCGAGAGAACACAAGTCTCACAACTTCATGCCCATTGCAGAGGCTGTTGAGATTTACAAGGTGAATACAAACAGATTTTGATCACCTGGAAATTTACAGTACTGTGTTATTTTACTGACGTTTTCTTCTTGAACCCAATCCCAGTGTCAAGTTAAATCATCCTTGGAATCTCTGCTGGAGAAGAAATCTGCCAACCAGGAAGTGGAACAACGACAGAAAGAGAAGATTTCTGGATTGAGGGTGAGATCTGCTTCCAGTTTAATGGGTCTGTGTGGTTTATCGAGGCACCCAATTCACACTGAGCAccaactccacccccccccgcccccagttcaacacgtggatgaacaacacaggctaccacaGCGTACTTCCGTTCCTTGCCCTgtacctaccatccacacctccacacatcACCTGCTATCCTCCCagtcttcaccccccccccctgcagcccccaccttccaccaactgctcagtcatcatggactctccttcactactgagcaggtgagaagggctctgggaacTCAGACACGGCAAGGCATTGGGACCAGGTGGTGTGAGCCCCAAGGCCCTGAAGGAGAGTGCTGAGCAGCTGcgtggagttctccagcacattttcaatctgagtctcagcctggaaagagtCCTgactgtggaaaacatcatgtgtggtcccaAGTACCTAAGAAGGGCCAAACAAAAGTCTTGactgactactgtccagtggccgCGACCTCACACTTCATGAataccctagagaggctggtcctggctcatctCCGACTCCTGGTCAGATCAGCTCTCGATCtcttgcagtttgcctaccaggagtacCTTGGAGTCAACAAATGcagtcatctacctgctgaacagagcctactcccttTTGGATATGCAGGACAGCACCGtgagatcatgttttttgatttttcGAGGGCCTTCAATAGCATACAGCCCTCGTTGCTGGGGAAAaactccattcaatgcaggttggcacttccattgtatccaggAGAATGGGCTACCTGACTGCAAGATCACAGATTGtttggcttcagagctgtgtgtcagacgtgGCCATAAGCAACACAGGGGCCCCACAGGGCACTGTaatggctcccttcctgtttaccctgtgtaCCCTGGACTTtacatacaacactgagtcatgtcatctgcagaaattctctgatgactcagcaatagttgggtgtataaagggaggatgggagggtcctggtggaggactttgtcagatGGTGcaggctgaatcatctgcagctcggCTTCAgttggacaaaggagatggtgatggacttcaggaagactaaTCCTGCACCGCTCCCTGTTACtagtgatggtgaggacatgaatGTGGGGAGAACCTACAAGTACCCAGGGgttcacctggatgacagacttgagtgaagcaccaacacagaggctgtgtataagaagggccagagtcgcctctacttcctgaggagactgaggtcctttggagtatgcaggcctctccttcacatgttctaccagtctgttgtcgtcaGTACAATCCTCTatacggtggtgtgctggggcaatgggtcaacacgggtgatgccaacaggctcaatacacTGATTAGAGTGTCTGGCTCAGTTattggagtcaaactggacagaaCGGAGGCTGTGTGAAAACCCTGGcgattctggacaatatttctcaccctctgcaagccaccttggctgaacagaggagcacttttaataataggctgagacaactgtgctgctccaaagagcgctatgcgACGTCATTCTTACCCCCggctattaggctctataatgagtcaacgtATAGCCGGGGGAGTGACGATCGCatcccccctcctgttagactgtttgagataattcttttttattctttatttctctgctaatatttgtatatctgtgctctggtgacactataatttcctttggtatcaataaagtatctgtctatcCATTTATCTGTCAATCTATATAGTCCTTGTTATTACAGGGTAATATCAACCATCATGTTTCATTTGACAGGAACAGTCACACACTCTGCAGGCCAACATCACATCTGAATTTGCTAAAATACACCAGGTTCTGGCTGAGAGAGAGCAGCGCTTACTGAGCGATCTCAgggcagaggaggagaagattCTGAACACCATGGAGAAAAATCTTCAGGAGATTGAAGAGAATTTAACCTCCATTGAGGAGAAACTCTCCAAGTTACAGGAACAGATGAATGAGgaagacagtgtgatgtttcTGAAGGTGAGGGTTTGTTGTTCAGTGAAAGCCCACAGTCTGTTCTGGATCAGACCTGCTCTTGTCACCACACTAATAGATCAAGGGTCTCTCTGGTCTTCCCTGGGATTGAGCTGCTGGGACCTGCATGCTGAGTTATTGATTACTTTGTGCAGCCGAAATGTAATATTCCCCTGAACCTCGCGTTACAATCCATTTGCCATCCCTCGCAGTGAGAACGTGGATGTTCAGTCCCAGTCAATTCAGATCTGTGTTTTATTTATTACAGGAGGAATTGTGTCAGGACAGCAGGTAGGACAGACCCTTTACTGAAACTCTGCACCGTTtggtaaataataataaaaataaataatagttcCAGTGACTTTATAACCCACTGTTTGATTTTACAGGGTTAGCGAGGAAACTCAGACATTGTCTGTAACAGAAGGTGTCATAACCATTGGAAAATTCAGGGACACAATACTGAGAGGGATGTTTGATGCCATGAAGCAAGGTAGAGTTTGTATCAATTCCTGTGTTCTGGTGTATTATAAAAGTGAAATTACATGGACTGAAGTGGTAATTGTTAAAGCGATCCTGTAGGTAGTGGTACTTGTGTGTATGACGATCAACTGGAGTGTGACTCAGACTCTATCTGATCTGATGAAGAATTCCACTAACCTGTGTTTATTTTAGACAAGCAACAACAACTCTgtgctctcccctcttccctccgtcaccccttccaccctctcccctcttccccctctccccctctcaataaatgcatttaaaatcATTGAACTGTATAGAATATACATCCTCAAATTCTttctcttcgcaaacatccacaaaaacagaggaatgccccaaagaatgaatgatagttaaatgatAGAACCCCCGCAACTCCCccccccacgcataagcagcagaaaagcaacgaacccccccccaccagctaaaaagcattggcaccccctCCCCACTGAGCATTCAAGTGTGTAGCAAAGTATCAATAAATtcgcagacttgcagtaccccaaagtctACTCATTCACCctgtattcgacataccacaggctctctctctcactaataaggggaaaaaaggtgtccccgtttcacagcgcgAGGAGAGACTTAACAAAACAACTGGCTGATTCATGGTGGTAAAAATACATCGCGTcgttttttctgagctctgtgtccaaaggactcgggtctctgggcacacagccagcagccagctcactgcttacgACCTTCTGTCTCCGACGATGCATCAGGCGGCAGCACCAGCCTTTGATCAGACTGTCTCCGGAGCCATGAAAATCTagcaccctgaaggcgtgctGGTCTTCCAGCCCGCGTCCTTAGCATATCGAGAAGTGGCTGGTCGTGAGGCTCAGAGAGCGAGTCCTATTTCCACGAACAACCGGAACTGTAACTCCAGGTGTCCTtcgcccttccccctccccacgcTTTTCCCGCACCCttaccctcccttccccctttccctctccatctcctcccctccccatgccctctcctccccctcgccctctccctctcctccccctctctctccttctcctccccctcgcgctctctctccttctcctccccctcgcgctctccctctccctctcctcccccctctgtcACACTCTCCCTcctcagatgttgtctgacctggtGAGGCTTTCCAGCACCCTGTATCTTGGGAGAACCCTATCCACATCCCCACACCTCAGGTGCCCCCTCCCCAcaacctccctccaatcctcaggatccGTCTAATTCTGTGCTTCTCCCTCCAGTCTGTGAGTCCCTGGATGTAGAATCGGCCAGTCCATGCCTCAAAGAGTCTGAGGATCTGAATCGTGTGAGAGGGACTGAGACCCGGATGAGTCTCCCTGACACAGGGGAcaggttaagaccataagacattggttTATCAGTTTGTTTTCTGTTCTGGGATCGAAGGGATTCACATCAGGAAGACATCACTGGAAAGTGAAGGTGGTGGAGAATCTGGGCTGGAGGGTGGGAGTATCCACAGAACCTGCACCCTCTCTGTAGCATGGTACGGTGTCACGAGAGTTAGTGTTGCTGCCTCTCAGCTCCGCAGACCAGAGTTCAATAACGGCctctgttgtctgtgtggagtttgcatgctcccctgtgactgtgtgggtttccctggGTGATCCAGTTTTCTCCCTCGTTCCAGGGACCTGCAGGTCGAGGGTGTAATTGGTGGCTGTCAATTTCCACTggtgtgtaggtcagtgggaaAAAGACCCAGATGGGAGTGTGAGACAGAATAAGTGTCAGGGGTACAgggaagtggagagaggggaTATTGGGCTGGTGGGATTGCTCCCCTGAGAGTAGATGTAAAGACCCAGATGGGAGTGTGAGACAGAAAACGttacagagagaaaaaattacTTCAGGGCAACTTTGATAACAGTGTTTTTCACCCTGTGTTCAGTGAGGACAATGAACCTGGAGACGGGGGAATGAAACTGTTGTCTGAGGCTCTGAGGGacccggagtgtaaaatacagaaactggggTAGGTACAGTCTGTTGATCTTTGTGTGGGTAATGTCCCAGTTCTGTCCTGATGAACCCCTGCATCACTGTTCAAACCGTTGATGGTTACCTGTGGAGATTTACATTGAATCTGTTTGTTTCTctcttctgtttcctctccgttCATCAGGTTGACAGCTGATCGTTTCACATCTGATTTTGAGCACTTCATCTCCACTCTCAGTACAAACCACTCACTGAGAGAGGTGGAGCTGGACCTGAGTTACAATGAACTGGgggattcaggagtgaaactgttGTCAGAGGCTCTGAGAAAGCTAAAGTGTAAAATACAGAGACTGATgtaagtaccagactgtgggGGAATGGGGAAGATCATCACTCCATCGATCTCCAATTGTCAATGCTGCTGCAGAGCCCCAGTAACAAGCTCTCACCTCGGGCTCCATCAGGTCCACTCACCTCCACCTGTTTACAGTGCAGCCTGTTCACCTCAGGTCACTTTGTGTGTCTGAGGTGGAATCAGCTCTTGAAACACACTACAGGGTCTATCGCTGTGGGATTAGAGTGGGGCTGCCTTTACCCAGTTCCCTGTGGGGACTCAGACACAACAGGAAATTACTGAGCAGTTGGACACCATCAGTCCCATGGAGGAAGGTGTGACAGAACATGGACCCAGACAACAAAATGTTCAGGGTCAGATTGTGTGTCGAACATTTCTCACTGATGGATTTAAAGTTGATTCAGTGTTTTGGTAACTTTACTTCCCCAACCTTTGACCTGGAGCTGATTTAATATTATCGCAGAACTGTAAACCATTGCAAACCTCAGCTCTCAGTGTGGGGTTTGGAGAATATGCTTGCTGAGATGAAACCAGTTTTCAGTGTGGGTGTTTCCCCGAGGCAGCATTGTGTTGGTGTGGTGACCAGGTTGGGATGTACAGTTAACGTAGATGGTGAGTGGAGTCCACCGAGTTTGGTTCTGTTGGCACAGAATGTCTGGACAGGCGGAGAGGGAGTTGTGTCGTCGTGTGACAACCCGTCCAGAGGATGAGGTCTGGGACTAATGTGAGGAACACGAGGATGTGCTGGGTTTTTCTTGTGGAGTGGAGACAAGGTGACGGGAAGCTGGGAGTGTGGGAGGTTACACTGCCTCACTGTGATTCAGTACAGAGCACAAGGTCCAGAGTGGTGGTGTACTGTGGAGTGGGGCTGGGATGTAGAGGGTGAACACAAATATACAATGTCCCCTGGGTTCTGCCATTTTTTCTGGGGAGATGTGAGTGTTTCCAGTTCAGAAGGTGCAGTGATGTTTATACTGACTGGTGTCTGATGCTGGACATTGGTGTTATCAGTAATTATGGGGTTAATAAACACTGAGTATTACAGTGGGTATTGGTGAAAGTGGGTTTAATAAACCCTGggatttaacctctcacttctctCTCTGATCCACAGTCTAGATTCTGTCAATATCACTGCTGCTGGTGTTGTGGATCTCGCCTCTGCTCTCAGTACAAACCGCTCACTGACGGAGCTAGACCTGGCTTATAATGAACTGGGAGATTCAGGGATGAAACTGGTGTTTGAGGCTCTGAGGAACCGGGactgtaaaatacagaaacttgAGTAAGTACCAGACTGAGAGAGATTGGGACAGGTCATTTATCTCCACAGCCCGAACAACAGGCTCTCAGCTCACACTCCATCAGGTCCACTCACAAGTTCAGTGTTAAAGTTTATTGTTCTGGGCAAATCTAACCAGGGCGTAAATGTTATGAAAATCAGCTTTTTGTAGCAATAGTACAGATCATTGTAAACATATCAGATATTAATTACACAAGCATAAATTAACattaattatacataaattacACAATAAAGAAAAAGAATCATAACCGCATTTAGCGATGTGAGTGAATCTAGTCTGAGATGGAATTAGGGTCTTTCAGATCAGTTCAAGAGAAATGATGGGAGTGGAAGAAGTTGTTGTTGAATCTtggaatgtgggtcttcaggctcctgtacctcctgtctgatgccAGCATCGAGAAGAGCGAATTGCCCAGATGGTGTGGGTTCTGGATGATGGATGTCACTGTTTGAGACCTAGAGAcatggaacaatacagcacaggaacaggttacTCAGCCCTCAGTGTAGTGCCGAACCaggtaaaaagcaaatcaaaatccCCCAAAGACTTATCCCTCCTTCACACAAAATGTCCATATCGCTCCATCTTCCTTACTTCCATATGCCCATCCCAACGTTACTCAAAAGCCTCTAATTGTAAACGTCCACAAGGGTGGGGCAAAATGTACCCGAGATGCAACCCCTTGTGCTCCTGGGCATTGAAGTTTCACTCCAGGCTGTGAAGCAACTGGTCAGAATGCTTTTCTATGTACATCTGTGGAGGTTTATCACAGTTTGTGATGACATACCAATCTCCTTAATCTTCAAAGAGAGGATAGCATGTGTTCTTCATGATTGCCTCTGTGTTCTGGGCCAATGAGAGACATTGTCACCCAGGAATTTCCTGCTGCtccccctttccaccactgaaccTTCAGGGAGGACTGGTGTTAGTCtgcctgacttccccttcctaacgTCCACAGTCAGTTCCATGATCTTGTAGATGTTCACTGTGAGGTTGTTCTGATAACACCACTCAAGCAACtgacatatctcactcttgtacacctccCCATTAGCAAATGTgaatctgccaacaacagttctgTCATCGGTGAATCTGCAGGCAGCTTCAGTGCTATGCTCAGGCACAGAGACGgtggtgtagagagaatagagcaggggATGAAGCACATAGTGCTCAGGTTTGCCGGTGTTGATGGGGAGTGAGGaggatgaggaagtcaaggatccagtgtgAGGGACAGAGGCCCACAAATTGGTGATAGAACAACAGGCTGACTTATATTTCCAGTTGTCTGGATCATCCAGAACAGGGACGAGaaggtatctgctgtggaccagtTGGGGTGACAGGTAACTTGAAGGAGGTCAGTTCCTCACTGAATCAGGAGTTGATTTAAGACTTCTGTGAAGGTCGTAGTGTTTTCATCGCAGCCTTTCTCCTCAGGTCATGGTGTGTGTCTGATACGGAACTGGCTCTTCTGACAGACTACGAGGGCTGTGTGTGTGTAAGGAGAGTGGGGGTGCCTTTATCCTTctgagagaaacagagtcaatagGACACTGTGATCTGCACTGCAAGGCTGAATATGTTGCAGACAGGAGAGTGTGATCTGTGGTAGACAGAGTATTCACAAATGAACAATGTTTCCCACGTTTCTGCTGTTGGTTCCGATGTGAGCTGAGTGTTTCTGGGGATCATGGTGTGGTAATATCTGATGCTGAACATTGGTGTTATCAGTAATTGTGTTAACAAACACTGATCATTACTGAAAGTGGGATTAAATTACTCATCTCTGTCTGATCCACAGTCTGGAGTCTGTTGGTCTCACAGCTGCTGGTGTTGTGGATCTCACCTCCGTTCTCAGCACAAACCGCTCATTGACTGAGTTGGACCTACGTGATaataaactgggagattcaggagtgaaactggtaTCCGAGGCTCTGAGAAACCCAAAGTGTAAATTACAGAAACTGTGGTAAGTACCAGACTCTGATGCATTGGGACAGATCATCACTCCATCAGAGTCCCCAGCCTGAATAACAGGCCCTCACCTCAGGCTCCATCAGATCCACTCACAAGCTCAGTGTTAAAGTTTATTGTCCAAGGTGTAAATGTTATGAAAATTACTTTTTGCAGAAACAGTACAGAACATCACAAAGCTGTCAGACATTAATTACACAAATTTAAATTAACATTAATTTTATATAAATTAcacaataaagaaaaacaaacaaaaccacaTTTTGCAAGTTGAGGGAATCCAGTCTGGGATGGAATGAGGGACTTTCAGATCAGTTCAAGAATATGAGgcagtgggaagaagctgttgttgaaccttggtatgtgggtcttcaggctcctgtccctcctgtctGAGGGATTGGCCCAGATGTTGTGGgtttctgatgatacaaccagtcagaatgctttccagtgTCCATCTGTGGAACTTGCAATAGTCTGTGATGACGTGTCACTCATTTTCTAAGCCATTGGCTCACTTCCTTCATGTTTGCCTCTATGTTCTGGGCCCAGGAgagattctctgagatgttgtcacccaggaacttgctgCTGCTCACCCCTCCCTGAGGACTGGTGCTCGTtggggtgataggtgaattgAAGGGGGTCCAGATccttcaccaatgcctttgaacgaaAAATCCTACGAAAGTTAATGGATTCAGTCCAGTACATCACGGATCAAGCCCTCAACTATTGAGTACATCTACGTGAATCGctgtcataagaaagcagcatccatcatcaaagatcctcactgcCCAGGCcgagctcttttctcactgctgccatcaggtagaaggtacaagagcctcaggccacgcaccaccaggttcaagaacagttactaccccacaaacatcaggctcttcaacaaaagagaataactacactcatctattgagatgttcccacaaccaatgatcttcctttaaggaatctttatcttcttatttcatgctcccattatttattgctacttatttatagttgcatttgaaaagtttgttgtcttctatgctctatttgatctttcattgatgctgttatAATTACCATTCAATAGATtagctgagtatgcctgcaggaaaaagaatttcGAGGTTGAgaattacagcgggacattgataggatgcaaaactgggctgagaagtgacagatggagttcaacccagagaagtgtgtggtggtttattttggttggtcagatatgatgacagaatataccATTAATGgcaagtctcttggcagtgtggaggatcagagggatcttggggtccaagtccataggacactcaatgtTGCTACGcgagttgactctgtggttgagaagatgtacggtgcattggacttcatcaaccgtggtattgagtttaagagctgagaggtaatgttgcagctatataggaccctgatcagaccccacttggagtactgtgctcagttctggtcgcctcactacaggaaggatgtggaggccatagaaagggtgcagaggagatttacaaggatgttgcctggattggggagcgtgtcttatgagattaggttgcgtgaactcagccttttctccttggagcgacggagggtgagaggtgacctgatggaggtgtacaagatgatgagaggcattgattgtgtggatagtcagaggctttttcccagggctgaatttgctagcacaagagggcatatttttaaggtgtttgtaagtaggtacagaggagatgtcaggggtatgttttttacgcagagagtggtgagtgcgtggaatgggctgccggcgatggtggtggaggtggaaacgatggggtcttttaagagactcctggataggtacatggagcttagaaaaatagagggctatgggtaagcccaggtagttctaaggtagggacgtgttatgtggtgacgtgtatgtactctgataataaaatttactttgtactttgatttGAGACCTGAAATGCCCAGAGTGTTTTCAATGGACCCTGTTCACCTCAGGCCAGATTGTCTGAG
This genomic stretch from Mobula hypostoma chromosome 31, sMobHyp1.1, whole genome shotgun sequence harbors:
- the LOC134339911 gene encoding tripartite motif-containing protein 26-like; translation: MLGRLKVREGQCWLCKIAFRQQVQSLTEEVVCPVCLDFFTNPVTLDCGHNFCLSCITQCWEKEGRNCCPECREEFADRSLRVTWALASLTEKTQQLNLNQKETEMRSQCEKHQEELKLFCDTDKQLICLICRDAREHKSHNFMPIAEAVEIYKCQVKSSLESLLEKKSANQEVEQRQKEKISGLREQSHTLQANITSEFAKIHQVLAEREQRLLSDLRAEEEKILNTMEKNLQEIEENLTSIEEKLSKLQEQMNEEDSVMFLKEELCQDSRVSEETQTLSVTEGVITIGKFRDTILRGMFDAMKQVCESLDVESASPCLKESEDLNRVRGTETRMSLPDTGDSEDNEPGDGGMKLLSEALRDPECKIQKLGLTADRFTSDFEHFISTLSTNHSLREVELDLSYNELGDSGVKLLSEALRKLKCKIQRLILDSVNITAAGVVDLASALSTNRSLTELDLAYNELGDSGMKLVFEALRNRDCKIQKLDLESVGLTAAGVVDLTSVLSTNRSLTELDLRDNKLGDSGVKLVSEALRNPKCKLQKLCLVSIGLTAAGVVDLASALSTNCSLMDLDLGDNELGDSGVKLLSAALRNPECKIQKLVLSWTGLTDSGIEDLVSALTTKHSLRELELDSNYLTDQSVSVSRHLILTHPCLEQIKLWGNLFSSDGENKLKSLEGTRRGLRVII